One Novosphingobium sp. EMRT-2 DNA segment encodes these proteins:
- the queG gene encoding tRNA epoxyqueuosine(34) reductase QueG, protein MVNADAILLAQRLRAEAARIGFAATGIAPATDDPLRARRLEQWLADGCHGTMEWMETRLDHRRGPQALWPAARSVIALGMSYAPAADPLALADHPERARISVYAQGGDYHDTVKKALKALARWLVAEAPGAEVKVFVDTAPVMEKPLGQAAGIGWQGKHTNLVSRRHGSWLFLGAIYTTLDLPTDAPHADRCGSCRACQDACPTQAFPAPYRLDARRCVSYLTIEHKGPIPHDLRAGIGNRIYGCDDCLAVCPWNSFAQAASANRAFLPRAELAAPRLADLLALDDAGFRRLFAGSPIKRIGRDRFVRNCLIAAGNSGDVALFGPVAALVNDPDPVVAEAASWALDRLVSVMPVP, encoded by the coding sequence ATGGTTAACGCCGATGCAATCCTGCTGGCGCAAAGGCTGCGCGCCGAAGCCGCCCGCATCGGCTTCGCGGCCACGGGCATCGCTCCGGCCACGGACGATCCGCTGCGCGCGCGCCGGCTGGAACAATGGCTGGCCGATGGCTGCCACGGCACGATGGAGTGGATGGAGACCCGGCTCGATCACCGGCGCGGCCCGCAGGCGCTGTGGCCGGCGGCGCGCAGCGTGATCGCGCTGGGGATGAGCTATGCCCCGGCGGCCGATCCGCTGGCGCTGGCGGACCATCCGGAGCGCGCGCGCATCTCGGTCTATGCGCAGGGCGGCGACTATCACGATACGGTGAAAAAGGCGCTGAAGGCGTTGGCGCGCTGGCTGGTGGCCGAAGCTCCCGGCGCGGAAGTGAAAGTCTTCGTCGATACCGCGCCGGTGATGGAAAAGCCGCTGGGCCAGGCCGCCGGCATCGGCTGGCAGGGCAAGCACACCAACCTCGTCAGCCGTCGCCATGGTTCGTGGCTGTTCCTGGGCGCGATCTACACCACGCTGGACCTGCCGACTGATGCGCCGCACGCCGACCGCTGCGGATCGTGCCGTGCCTGCCAGGACGCCTGCCCGACGCAAGCCTTCCCCGCGCCCTACCGGCTCGATGCGCGGCGCTGCGTGTCCTACCTGACGATCGAGCACAAGGGGCCGATCCCGCACGATCTGCGCGCAGGCATCGGCAACCGCATCTACGGCTGCGACGATTGCCTGGCCGTCTGCCCGTGGAACAGCTTCGCGCAGGCCGCGTCGGCCAACCGCGCGTTTCTGCCGCGCGCCGAGCTGGCCGCGCCGCGCCTCGCCGATCTGCTGGCGCTGGACGATGCGGGATTCCGCCGCCTGTTCGCGGGATCGCCGATCAAGCGGATCGGGCGCGACCGCTTCGTGCGCAATTGCCTGATCGCGGCGGGCAACAGCGGCGACGTGGCCCTGTTCGGCCCGGTGGCCGCGCTGGTCAACGATCCCGACCCGGTGGTGGCCGAGGCGGCGAGCTGGGCGCTCGACCGCCTCGTGTCGGTTATGCCAGTTCCTTGA
- a CDS encoding NAD(P)/FAD-dependent oxidoreductase: MDQADVVIVGAGHGGAQAAIALRQHGFEGTILMIGREPEPPYERPPLSKEYLAREKTFERLYIRPAQFWDDKAVTLMLGHEVTAVDPAAKVLTLGDGGKVGYGTLIWAAGGDPRRLSCTGADLAGVHAVRTREDVDRLMGELDAGARRAVVIGGGYIGLEAAAVLTKLDCHVTLLEALSRVLARVAGEALSEFYQNEHRAHGVDLRTGVAVDCLEGDGTKVTGVKLADGSVLPADLVIVGIGIIPSVGPLLAAGAAGGNGVDVDEFCRTSLPDVYAIGDCAAHANGFAEGAVIRLESVQNANDMATTAVKSILGDPQPYKATPWFWSNQYDLRLQTVGLSAGHDATVLRGDPATRSFSVIYLKQGRIVALDCVNMVKDYVQGRKLVEARAEIAPERLADAGTPLKELA; this comes from the coding sequence ATGGATCAGGCAGACGTCGTCATTGTGGGTGCGGGTCATGGCGGGGCGCAGGCCGCGATCGCGCTGCGCCAGCACGGGTTCGAAGGCACGATCCTGATGATCGGGCGCGAGCCCGAGCCGCCCTACGAGCGTCCGCCGCTGTCCAAGGAATACCTCGCCCGCGAAAAGACCTTCGAACGCCTCTACATCCGGCCGGCGCAGTTCTGGGACGACAAGGCCGTCACGCTGATGCTGGGCCACGAAGTGACGGCGGTCGATCCCGCCGCGAAAGTCCTCACGCTCGGCGATGGGGGCAAGGTCGGCTACGGCACGCTGATCTGGGCCGCCGGCGGCGATCCGCGCCGGCTGTCGTGCACTGGCGCCGATCTGGCGGGCGTCCACGCGGTCCGCACGCGCGAGGACGTGGACCGGCTGATGGGCGAACTCGATGCCGGCGCGCGCCGCGCGGTGGTGATCGGCGGCGGCTATATCGGGCTGGAAGCGGCGGCGGTGCTGACCAAGCTCGATTGCCATGTCACGCTGCTGGAAGCGCTGTCGCGCGTGCTGGCGCGCGTGGCGGGCGAGGCGCTTTCGGAATTCTACCAGAACGAACACCGCGCGCACGGTGTGGATCTGCGCACGGGCGTGGCTGTCGATTGCCTGGAAGGCGACGGGACCAAGGTGACCGGCGTGAAGCTGGCTGATGGCAGCGTGCTGCCGGCGGACCTCGTCATCGTCGGCATCGGCATCATCCCCTCGGTCGGTCCGCTGCTGGCGGCGGGCGCGGCCGGCGGCAACGGTGTGGACGTGGACGAATTCTGCCGCACCTCGCTGCCCGATGTCTATGCGATCGGCGATTGCGCGGCCCACGCCAACGGTTTCGCGGAAGGCGCGGTGATCCGCCTCGAATCCGTGCAGAACGCCAACGACATGGCGACGACGGCGGTGAAGTCGATCCTCGGCGATCCGCAACCTTACAAGGCGACGCCGTGGTTCTGGTCGAACCAGTACGACCTGCGGCTCCAGACCGTCGGCCTCTCCGCCGGGCACGACGCCACCGTGCTGCGTGGCGATCCGGCAACGCGCAGCTTCTCGGTGATCTACCTCAAGCAGGGCCGCATCGTCGCGCTCGATTGCGTGAACATGGTCAAGGACTACGTCCAGGGCCGCAAGCTGGTGGAAGCCCGCGCCGAAATCGCGCCCGAACGGCTCGCGGACGCCGGTACGCCGCTCAAGGAACTGGCATAA
- a CDS encoding NAD-glutamate dehydrogenase domain-containing protein, whose amino-acid sequence MATKSAPDASSPSAATGGPLESALAARFMASLLPGEIGDFDGARLAEAVRFTLATASRRPGAEPAVAIESVGGASGERHLRIAVINDDMPFLVDSISATITAQGLTIDRLVHPVVAVRRDPEGTLLALPEGEAVGERRESVIYLETERADARQRRELAEALKATLADVHAAVADWPLMQAAMQRDARGLPDQEGAALLRWLADGMLTQLGHVVRHRDGSQTAPLGICRASAAKLLADASYDRAFAWFDRAGRKDEDAVRAPLVVKANRIANVHRRVPLDLFIVPEVEDGRVVALSIHAGVWTSAALATPPDRVPRMRSQLAALTEKFGFDPSGHAGKSLVHALTALPHDLLISFSDTDIERIATAMMSLVDRPRPRLALVRAPLARHLYAFVWLPRDAQSTAMRMQVQDLLEAAAGAQVLDWSLQVEGSTLALIRFVLDIRDGDADPDEAALDAAVQALVRGWEGAVEAELAKGEEPSRAAAIAARFADAFPVGYRGAYGAGEAARDIRVLRTLGGENAPRRAARLYRQPGESGVRLKLYQREGAIILSDAVPVLENFGFRVLEEVPTPLDKGRLGYIHDFLVAHPADVTPEALLERAEAIETSLAAVLNGAAEDDAFNRLIVATGLSAREANWLRAWFRYLRQGGMTFGIATVVDALKNAPDVTHGLIAAFVARHDPAFAGDRAAAADAAAERIRTGLAGVAAINDDRLLRQFRALVDAMLRTNAFAPAATEALAFKLDSALVPGLPRPVPWREIFVYSPRVEGIHLRAGPVARGGLRWSDRRDDFRTEILGLMKAQRVKNAVIVPTGAKGGFYPKQLPDPARDRDGWLAEGKASYQVFIRTLLSLTDNIVGGKVVHPKGVVILDGEDPYFVVAADKGTATFSDVANAIAESKDFWLDDAFASGGSKGYDHKAMGITARGAWLSVQRHFLEMGVDVQADPVRVVGCGDMSGDVFGNGMLLSKALKLVAAFDHRHVFLDPDPDPAASWAERSRLFALPRSSWADYDSALISEGGGVFPRTMKAIPLSPQVRAALGVEAEELDPEALIAAILKAPADLLWFGGIGTYVKAATENNADVGDHANDALRVNGADLRVKVVGEGANLGTTQAGRIEFALQGGRINTDFIDNSAGVDCSDNEVNIKIALASAKRAARLTEEERVALLSSMTDEVAHLVLEDNRLQALALSIAQRAGASAVPSFARLMDVLEEAGDLDRKTEGLASAEDFARRATGGQGLTRPELAVLLSSTKLVLQRALEESTVVDDPALEDQLLAAFPTPMRERFREDITGHRLRREIIATKLANRLVNRLGPVNPFELVEEEGVTLAQVAAAFVAAERLLDLPATWAQLDSAPMAEDVRLMLFERVARALRGHVADLLRAGKGEERPGVLVARLAGGVEALTRDIADLLHAEARAQSLRIAAELAEAGAPADVAERVRFLADMDGGIGLAELAADSGIDAAALTRAFTDLGERLGLDWAQQAASRLNPSDPWERLLAAGLARDFQQMRLDFLARAGAAAPGTAVAEWAGRNAAPVASFRALVARAQAAPLVGAAMLAQIAGQARGLLAR is encoded by the coding sequence ATGGCCACCAAGTCCGCCCCTGACGCTTCTTCTCCTTCCGCCGCGACCGGCGGCCCGCTTGAAAGCGCGCTGGCCGCCCGCTTCATGGCTTCGCTGCTCCCCGGCGAGATCGGCGATTTCGACGGCGCGCGTCTGGCGGAAGCGGTCCGTTTCACGCTGGCGACGGCCAGCCGGCGGCCCGGCGCCGAACCGGCAGTCGCCATCGAAAGCGTCGGCGGCGCATCGGGCGAGCGCCACCTGCGGATTGCCGTGATCAACGATGACATGCCGTTCCTGGTCGATTCGATCAGCGCGACGATCACCGCGCAGGGGTTGACGATCGACCGGCTGGTCCATCCCGTCGTTGCGGTGCGCCGCGATCCCGAGGGCACGCTGTTGGCACTGCCCGAAGGCGAGGCGGTGGGCGAACGGCGCGAATCGGTGATCTACCTGGAAACCGAACGCGCCGACGCGCGCCAGCGCCGCGAACTGGCCGAAGCGCTGAAGGCGACGCTGGCCGATGTCCACGCCGCCGTGGCCGACTGGCCGCTGATGCAGGCGGCGATGCAGCGCGATGCGCGCGGGCTGCCCGATCAGGAAGGCGCGGCGCTGCTTCGCTGGCTGGCCGACGGGATGCTGACCCAGCTTGGGCATGTCGTGCGCCATCGCGATGGCAGCCAGACCGCGCCGCTCGGCATCTGCCGCGCCAGCGCCGCCAAGCTGCTGGCGGACGCTTCCTATGACCGCGCCTTTGCGTGGTTCGATCGCGCGGGCCGCAAGGACGAGGACGCGGTGCGCGCGCCGCTCGTGGTCAAGGCCAACCGCATCGCCAACGTGCACCGCCGCGTGCCGCTGGACTTGTTCATCGTGCCGGAGGTCGAGGACGGCAGGGTTGTCGCGCTGTCGATCCATGCCGGCGTCTGGACCAGCGCCGCGCTGGCGACTCCGCCCGATCGCGTGCCCCGGATGCGCAGCCAGCTGGCCGCGCTGACCGAGAAATTCGGCTTCGATCCCAGCGGCCATGCCGGCAAGTCGCTGGTCCATGCGCTGACGGCGCTGCCGCACGACCTGCTCATCAGCTTTTCCGATACCGACATCGAACGCATCGCCACCGCGATGATGAGCCTGGTCGATCGGCCGCGTCCGCGTCTCGCGCTGGTTCGCGCGCCGCTGGCCCGCCACCTCTACGCCTTCGTGTGGCTGCCGCGCGATGCGCAGTCGACCGCGATGCGGATGCAGGTGCAGGATCTGCTGGAAGCGGCCGCCGGCGCGCAAGTGCTGGACTGGAGCCTGCAGGTCGAGGGCAGCACGCTCGCGCTGATCCGTTTCGTGCTCGACATCCGCGATGGCGATGCCGATCCCGACGAGGCCGCGCTCGATGCCGCGGTGCAGGCGCTGGTGCGCGGGTGGGAAGGCGCGGTCGAGGCCGAGCTGGCCAAGGGCGAGGAGCCATCGCGCGCCGCGGCCATCGCCGCCCGCTTCGCCGATGCCTTTCCGGTCGGCTATCGCGGCGCCTATGGCGCGGGCGAGGCGGCGCGCGACATCCGCGTGCTGCGCACGCTGGGCGGCGAGAACGCGCCGCGCCGCGCCGCGCGCCTCTATCGCCAGCCGGGCGAAAGCGGGGTGCGGCTCAAGCTTTACCAGCGCGAGGGCGCGATCATCCTGTCGGATGCGGTGCCGGTGCTGGAGAACTTCGGATTCCGCGTGCTGGAGGAAGTGCCGACCCCGCTCGACAAGGGCCGGCTGGGCTACATCCACGATTTCCTGGTCGCGCACCCGGCGGACGTGACGCCCGAGGCGCTGCTGGAGCGGGCCGAGGCCATCGAGACGTCGCTGGCGGCCGTGCTCAACGGCGCGGCCGAGGACGATGCGTTCAACCGGCTGATCGTCGCCACCGGGCTGTCCGCGCGCGAGGCGAACTGGCTGCGCGCCTGGTTCCGCTATCTGCGGCAGGGCGGCATGACCTTCGGCATCGCCACCGTGGTCGATGCGCTGAAGAACGCGCCCGACGTGACGCACGGGCTAATCGCGGCGTTCGTCGCGCGGCACGATCCCGCCTTTGCCGGCGATCGCGCGGCGGCGGCGGATGCGGCGGCCGAGCGCATCCGCACCGGCCTGGCCGGCGTGGCCGCGATCAATGACGATCGCCTGCTGCGCCAGTTCCGCGCGCTGGTCGATGCCATGCTGCGGACCAACGCGTTCGCCCCGGCGGCCACCGAGGCGCTGGCGTTCAAGCTCGATTCGGCGCTGGTGCCGGGCCTGCCCCGGCCCGTGCCATGGCGCGAAATCTTCGTGTACAGCCCGCGCGTGGAAGGCATTCACTTGCGCGCCGGGCCGGTGGCGCGCGGCGGCCTGCGCTGGTCCGACCGGCGCGACGATTTCCGCACTGAAATCCTGGGGCTGATGAAGGCGCAGCGCGTGAAGAACGCGGTGATCGTGCCGACCGGCGCCAAGGGCGGGTTCTATCCCAAGCAGTTGCCCGATCCCGCGCGCGATCGCGATGGCTGGCTGGCCGAAGGCAAGGCCAGCTACCAGGTGTTCATCCGCACGCTGCTCTCGCTCACCGACAACATCGTCGGCGGCAAGGTGGTCCACCCCAAGGGCGTGGTGATCCTTGACGGCGAAGACCCGTACTTCGTGGTCGCGGCGGACAAGGGCACGGCCACGTTCTCCGACGTCGCCAACGCCATCGCCGAATCGAAGGACTTCTGGCTCGACGATGCCTTCGCCAGCGGCGGCTCCAAGGGTTATGACCACAAGGCGATGGGCATCACCGCGCGCGGGGCGTGGCTTTCGGTGCAGCGCCATTTCCTGGAAATGGGCGTGGACGTGCAGGCCGATCCGGTCCGCGTGGTCGGCTGCGGCGACATGTCGGGTGACGTGTTCGGCAACGGCATGCTGCTGTCGAAGGCGCTCAAGCTGGTGGCCGCGTTCGACCACCGCCACGTGTTCCTCGATCCCGATCCCGATCCCGCGGCAAGCTGGGCCGAGCGGTCGCGCCTGTTCGCGCTGCCCCGGTCGAGCTGGGCGGACTATGACTCCGCGTTGATCTCCGAAGGCGGTGGCGTGTTCCCGCGCACGATGAAGGCGATCCCGCTTTCGCCCCAGGTGCGCGCGGCGCTGGGCGTGGAGGCCGAGGAACTCGATCCCGAGGCGCTGATCGCCGCGATTCTCAAGGCGCCGGCCGATCTGCTGTGGTTCGGCGGCATCGGCACCTATGTGAAGGCGGCGACCGAAAACAACGCCGACGTGGGCGATCACGCCAACGACGCGTTGCGGGTGAACGGCGCGGACTTGCGCGTGAAGGTGGTGGGCGAAGGCGCCAACCTGGGCACCACGCAGGCCGGGCGCATCGAGTTCGCGCTTCAGGGTGGCCGCATCAATACCGACTTCATCGACAATTCGGCCGGCGTCGATTGTTCGGACAACGAGGTCAACATCAAGATCGCGCTGGCCTCCGCCAAGCGCGCCGCGCGGCTGACCGAGGAGGAGCGCGTTGCGCTGCTCTCCTCGATGACCGACGAGGTCGCGCATCTGGTGCTGGAGGACAACCGCCTGCAGGCGCTGGCGCTCTCGATCGCACAGCGCGCAGGCGCGTCGGCCGTGCCTTCGTTCGCGCGGCTGATGGACGTGCTGGAGGAAGCCGGCGACCTGGACCGCAAGACCGAAGGGCTGGCCAGCGCCGAGGACTTCGCGCGGCGCGCCACCGGCGGGCAGGGGCTGACCCGGCCCGAGCTCGCCGTGCTGCTGTCCAGCACCAAGCTCGTGCTCCAGCGCGCGCTGGAGGAAAGCACTGTGGTCGATGACCCGGCGCTTGAGGACCAGCTTCTCGCCGCGTTCCCCACGCCGATGCGCGAGCGCTTCCGCGAGGACATCACCGGCCACCGCCTGCGGCGCGAGATCATCGCCACCAAGCTGGCCAACCGGTTGGTCAACCGGCTGGGTCCGGTCAATCCGTTCGAGCTGGTCGAGGAGGAAGGCGTCACGCTGGCGCAGGTGGCCGCGGCTTTCGTCGCCGCCGAACGTCTGCTCGACCTGCCCGCGACTTGGGCACAGCTGGATAGCGCGCCGATGGCGGAAGACGTGCGGCTGATGCTGTTCGAACGCGTGGCGCGCGCGCTGCGCGGCCATGTCGCCGACCTGCTGCGCGCGGGCAAGGGCGAGGAACGGCCCGGCGTGCTGGTGGCGCGGCTTGCGGGCGGGGTCGAAGCCCTGACGCGCGATATCGCCGATCTGCTCCATGCCGAGGCGCGCGCGCAATCGCTGCGCATCGCGGCGGAACTGGCCGAGGCGGGCGCGCCCGCCGACGTGGCCGAGCGCGTGCGCTTTCTGGCCGACATGGACGGCGGGATCGGGCTTGCCGAACTGGCGGCGGACAGCGGGATCGACGCGGCCGCGCTGACCCGCGCCTTCACCGATCTGGGCGAACGGCTGGGGCTGGACTGGGCGCAGCAGGCGGCCAGCCGGCTCAATCCGTCCGATCCGTGGGAGCGCCTGCTCGCCGCCGGACTGGCGCGCGATTTCCAGCAGATGCGCCTCGATTTCCTGGCGCGCGCGGGGGCTGCCGCACCGGGGACAGCGGTTGCCGAATGGGCCGGGCGCAATGCCGCGCCGGTTGCCAGTTTCCGGGCGCTCGTCGCCCGTGCGCAGGCCGCTCCGCTGGTCGGCGCGGCCATGCTGGCGCAGATCGCGGGGCAGGCACGCGGGCTGCTCGCGCGATAG
- a CDS encoding ABC transporter ATP-binding protein translates to MRMELGEWPVAGNEVDASGVELAIEARGLVKRFDGFTAVDGVDISVPKGAIYGILGPNGAGKTTTLRMLLGIIDPDAGHRRVLGCDHPTDAARRIGYLPEERGLYPAMKATEAIAFLASLRGVPLKEGRRRGRELLEAHGLGYAADRQIRQLSKGMAQQVQLLGTLVHDPDLVVFDEPFSGLDALNQGKLERMMRGLAERGKTVIFSTHVIAHAERLCDQVAIIAGGKVPFAGPVDVARDRLAPQVRLETRAQDGPWRAALPADARHEGAFWYFNLPASGVEPLLRALIEGDAGILSLSIERAGLHDAFVAIAGEAAARALEQDKEEERRR, encoded by the coding sequence ATGCGGATGGAGCTAGGCGAATGGCCCGTGGCGGGCAATGAGGTTGACGCCTCGGGCGTGGAACTGGCGATCGAGGCGCGCGGACTGGTCAAGCGGTTCGATGGCTTCACCGCCGTCGATGGCGTGGACATTTCCGTGCCGAAAGGCGCGATCTACGGCATTCTCGGGCCGAACGGCGCGGGCAAGACCACCACGCTGCGGATGCTGCTGGGCATCATCGATCCCGACGCCGGCCATCGCCGCGTGCTGGGCTGTGATCATCCCACCGACGCCGCGCGGCGAATCGGCTACCTGCCCGAGGAGCGCGGCCTCTATCCCGCGATGAAGGCGACCGAGGCGATCGCGTTCCTGGCCTCGCTGCGCGGCGTGCCGCTGAAGGAGGGGCGCCGGCGCGGCCGTGAATTGCTGGAGGCGCACGGGCTGGGCTATGCCGCCGATCGCCAGATCCGCCAGCTCTCCAAGGGCATGGCGCAGCAGGTGCAACTGCTCGGCACGCTCGTCCACGATCCCGATCTGGTGGTGTTCGACGAACCGTTTTCGGGCCTCGACGCGCTCAACCAGGGCAAGCTCGAACGCATGATGCGCGGGCTGGCGGAACGCGGCAAGACGGTGATTTTCTCCACCCACGTCATCGCCCATGCCGAACGCCTGTGCGATCAGGTGGCGATCATCGCCGGCGGCAAGGTGCCCTTCGCGGGGCCGGTGGACGTGGCGCGCGACCGGCTGGCGCCGCAGGTGCGGCTGGAAACCCGCGCGCAGGACGGGCCGTGGCGCGCCGCGCTGCCCGCCGATGCGCGCCACGAAGGCGCGTTCTGGTATTTCAACCTGCCGGCCAGCGGGGTCGAGCCGCTGCTGCGCGCGCTGATCGAGGGCGATGCGGGCATTCTCAGCCTGTCGATCGAGCGGGCGGGCCTGCACGATGCCTTTGTCGCCATTGCCGGCGAAGCCGCCGCGCGGGCGCTGGAACAGGACAAGGAAGAGGAACGCCGCCGATGA
- a CDS encoding ABC transporter permease — translation MMAEKVRAAFVVARRDFTAVIFSKTFLLFLLGPLFPIVIGVMAGSIGAQVQKDLDRPEIGVAMEGVQGQALIAARNAMADRMAGGVPDFVELKRLVPGERFDGRAALRQGPDRLAAVVTGTLEHPVLTGTPERVDMWQGIVSTFAARAREAHPGTFPAVQAEVVATSADQTRNGQVATAQAGQTLLFLLTMLLAGMVLSNLVEEKSNKIIEVLAAAIPMDALFLGKLFAMLAFSLVGIAVWGMAGGVLVLTGAKHLPLLATPAVGWAVFLLLGFLCFAMAYLLLGSVFLTIGGMASTVREVQTLSMPVTMMQLMVFFFASYALAHPGSAIEWSAVVFPLSSPFAMLARAAQGPALWPHLVALAWQGAWVLAIVRMGARLFRRNVMKSGGARKGGGLVSRLFARVATKREAPVTNAY, via the coding sequence ATGATGGCAGAAAAGGTGCGCGCGGCCTTCGTCGTCGCCCGTCGCGATTTCACCGCGGTGATCTTCTCCAAGACGTTCCTGCTGTTCCTGCTGGGGCCGCTGTTCCCGATCGTGATCGGCGTGATGGCCGGCAGCATCGGCGCGCAAGTGCAGAAGGATCTCGATCGTCCCGAAATCGGCGTGGCGATGGAAGGCGTGCAGGGGCAGGCGCTGATCGCCGCGCGCAACGCGATGGCCGATCGCATGGCCGGCGGCGTGCCCGATTTCGTGGAGCTGAAGCGGCTTGTGCCCGGCGAGCGCTTCGATGGCCGCGCCGCGCTGCGCCAGGGGCCGGACCGGCTCGCGGCCGTGGTGACCGGCACGCTCGAACACCCTGTGCTGACCGGCACGCCCGAGCGGGTGGACATGTGGCAGGGCATTGTCTCCACCTTCGCCGCCCGCGCGCGAGAAGCCCATCCGGGCACGTTCCCGGCGGTGCAGGCCGAAGTCGTGGCCACCAGCGCCGACCAGACGCGCAACGGCCAGGTCGCGACCGCGCAGGCCGGGCAGACGCTGCTGTTCCTGCTGACGATGCTGCTGGCGGGCATGGTCCTGTCCAACCTCGTGGAGGAAAAGAGCAACAAGATCATCGAGGTGCTGGCGGCGGCGATCCCGATGGACGCGTTGTTCCTGGGCAAGCTGTTCGCCATGCTGGCGTTCAGCCTTGTCGGCATCGCGGTGTGGGGCATGGCCGGCGGCGTGCTGGTGCTGACCGGCGCGAAGCATCTGCCGCTGCTGGCGACGCCGGCGGTCGGCTGGGCGGTGTTCCTGCTGCTGGGCTTCCTCTGCTTCGCGATGGCCTACCTGCTCCTGGGATCGGTGTTCCTGACGATCGGCGGCATGGCCAGCACCGTGCGCGAAGTGCAGACGCTGTCGATGCCCGTCACGATGATGCAGCTGATGGTGTTCTTCTTCGCCAGCTACGCGCTGGCCCATCCCGGCAGCGCGATCGAATGGAGCGCGGTGGTCTTCCCGCTGAGTTCGCCCTTCGCCATGCTGGCGCGGGCGGCGCAGGGGCCGGCGCTGTGGCCGCATCTGGTGGCGCTCGCCTGGCAGGGCGCGTGGGTGCTGGCGATCGTGCGCATGGGGGCGCGGCTGTTCCGGCGCAACGTGATGAAATCGGGCGGCGCGCGCAAGGGCGGCGGCCTGGTTTCCAGGCTGTTCGCGCGGGTTGCGACGAAGCGTGAGGCGCCGGTGACGAACGCTTATTGA
- a CDS encoding cytochrome P450 yields MATQLAPEAPFTYRRSPTVEEAHREWQRQHPLERPVHTHPWDVSRSDIYAEDRWQPIFAEMRAQAPVNKVTGTPYGDYWNVVSHKAISHVESLPELFSSSWQHGGITIGDPPADIDPAKLAERQMPMFIAMDRPEHTGQRRTVAPAFTPAEMVRMETEIRQRTASVLDTLPIGEKFDWVDKVSIELTTGMLAILFGFPWDDRRLLTFWSDWAGDLEIALAKGMEDMRFDILREMAHYFQRLWMERVNAEPTPDLISMMIHSEAMKHMSPQEFMGNLVLLIVGGNDTTRNTMSGIVHALDQFPDQRDVLEKDPSIIPNAVQECIRFVTPLAHMRRTATADAELFGHEVKAGDKVVMWYISANRDETVFENPDKLIVTRENARRHLAFGYGIHRCVGARLAELQLRILLEEMHKRRLRVHVTGAVERVRANFVHGFRRMEVEVERW; encoded by the coding sequence ATGGCTACCCAGCTCGCGCCCGAAGCGCCGTTCACCTACCGCCGCTCGCCCACCGTGGAGGAGGCGCACCGCGAATGGCAGCGTCAGCATCCGCTGGAACGGCCGGTGCATACCCACCCCTGGGACGTCAGCCGGTCCGACATCTATGCCGAGGACCGCTGGCAGCCGATCTTCGCGGAAATGCGCGCGCAAGCCCCGGTCAACAAGGTGACCGGCACGCCCTATGGCGATTACTGGAACGTGGTCTCGCACAAGGCGATCAGCCACGTCGAATCGCTGCCGGAACTGTTCTCCTCGTCGTGGCAGCACGGCGGCATCACCATCGGCGATCCGCCGGCCGACATCGATCCGGCGAAGCTCGCCGAACGGCAGATGCCGATGTTCATCGCCATGGACCGGCCCGAACACACCGGACAGCGCCGCACCGTCGCGCCCGCGTTCACGCCCGCGGAAATGGTGCGCATGGAAACCGAGATTCGCCAGCGCACCGCCAGCGTGCTCGATACGCTGCCGATCGGCGAGAAATTCGACTGGGTGGACAAGGTCTCGATCGAATTGACCACGGGCATGCTGGCGATTCTGTTCGGCTTCCCGTGGGACGACCGCCGCCTGCTGACGTTCTGGTCGGACTGGGCGGGCGATCTCGAGATCGCGCTGGCGAAGGGCATGGAAGACATGCGCTTCGACATCCTGCGCGAGATGGCGCACTACTTCCAGCGCCTGTGGATGGAGCGCGTCAACGCCGAGCCGACGCCCGACCTGATCTCGATGATGATCCATTCCGAGGCGATGAAGCACATGAGCCCGCAGGAGTTCATGGGCAATCTGGTGCTGCTGATTGTGGGCGGCAACGATACCACGCGCAACACCATGTCGGGCATCGTCCATGCGCTCGACCAGTTTCCCGATCAGCGCGATGTCCTGGAAAAGGACCCGTCGATCATCCCCAACGCGGTGCAGGAATGCATCCGCTTCGTCACCCCGCTGGCGCATATGCGCCGCACCGCCACCGCCGATGCCGAACTGTTCGGGCACGAGGTGAAGGCGGGTGACAAGGTGGTGATGTGGTACATCTCCGCCAACCGCGACGAGACGGTGTTCGAGAACCCGGACAAGCTGATCGTCACGCGCGAGAATGCCCGCCGCCACCTGGCGTTCGGCTACGGCATCCACCGCTGCGTCGGCGCGCGCCTGGCCGAACTGCAACTGCGCATCCTGCTGGAGGAAATGCACAAGCGCCGCCTGCGCGTTCATGTCACCGGCGCGGTCGAACGCGTCCGCGCGAACTTCGTCCATGGCTTCCGCCGCATGGAAGTGGAAGTCGAGCGCTGGTGA